A part of Larkinella insperata genomic DNA contains:
- a CDS encoding PQQ-dependent sugar dehydrogenase: MSHMYKKSLALALLAIVGFVPHDETAHNLPVQTAENGGLFLPEGFEATVVVDSLPGRARHLAVNDNGDIYVKARFVREPGESVIALRDTNGDGRADIVKRFGGHARERAYGTGMRIHNGYLYFSSELFVYRYKLTPGKLVPESPEEIIVKDDHPHGMHEHIAKPLTFDDKGHIYVAYGAPSNACQERNRIPSSPGMTPCAMLEDHGGIWQFDANKIGQTQKDGRRYATGLRSVVGMDWNHADQTLYALQHGRDDLLMLWAGVYSPWQSAVLPSEEFLRIKEGADGGWPYVYYDQMQGKKVLNPEYGGDGEEIGKGGQYEKPIIGFPGHWAPNDILFYQGNQFPDRYKNGSFIAFHGSTNRAPYPQAGYFIAFVPAKKGVPSSSWEVFADGFAGVDPVVNVSDAVYRPMGIAMGPDGSLYLAETEKGKIWKVTYKGDKKKFGPAQLAQMEKRKTLSHIRTPDEVKDNLDKDKPVLGSKIYGIYCRACHQRNGLGDSQRFPPLSESEWVVGDKKRLIEVLLKGLEGPIEVKGQSYNNVMPQHDFLKDAEIAEVLTFIRQNFANSASAITTEEVSAVRKEIKDKK; this comes from the coding sequence ATGTCACACATGTACAAAAAAAGTCTTGCGCTGGCTCTGCTAGCCATCGTCGGGTTTGTTCCGCACGATGAGACGGCCCATAACCTGCCGGTTCAGACGGCGGAAAACGGCGGCCTGTTCCTGCCCGAAGGCTTCGAAGCCACGGTTGTGGTGGACAGTCTGCCCGGTCGGGCGCGGCACCTGGCCGTCAACGACAACGGTGATATTTACGTAAAAGCCCGGTTTGTCCGGGAGCCGGGGGAGTCGGTGATTGCCCTGCGCGATACCAACGGCGATGGCCGCGCCGACATCGTCAAGCGGTTCGGTGGTCATGCCCGCGAACGGGCGTACGGTACCGGGATGCGGATTCACAACGGTTACCTGTATTTCAGCTCCGAGCTGTTTGTGTACCGCTACAAACTGACACCGGGTAAGCTGGTGCCGGAAAGTCCGGAAGAAATCATCGTGAAGGACGACCATCCCCACGGAATGCACGAACACATTGCCAAGCCGCTAACCTTTGACGACAAAGGGCATATTTACGTTGCCTACGGTGCTCCCTCCAACGCCTGCCAGGAACGGAACCGGATTCCGAGTTCACCGGGGATGACGCCCTGCGCGATGCTGGAAGACCACGGCGGCATCTGGCAGTTCGATGCCAACAAAATCGGGCAAACCCAGAAAGACGGCCGTCGGTATGCCACCGGCTTACGGAGCGTCGTGGGGATGGACTGGAACCACGCCGACCAGACGCTGTACGCCCTGCAACACGGCCGCGACGACCTGCTGATGCTCTGGGCCGGAGTCTACTCGCCCTGGCAGAGTGCGGTGTTGCCGTCGGAGGAGTTTTTGCGGATTAAAGAAGGGGCCGATGGAGGCTGGCCGTACGTTTATTACGACCAGATGCAGGGCAAAAAAGTCCTGAATCCGGAGTACGGTGGAGATGGGGAAGAGATCGGCAAAGGGGGCCAGTACGAAAAGCCAATCATTGGCTTTCCGGGCCACTGGGCACCGAACGACATTCTTTTCTACCAGGGTAACCAGTTTCCGGATCGCTACAAAAACGGTTCGTTTATCGCGTTCCACGGTTCGACCAACCGGGCGCCTTATCCGCAGGCGGGGTATTTCATCGCGTTTGTTCCCGCCAAAAAAGGCGTTCCATCGTCGTCCTGGGAGGTGTTTGCGGACGGTTTTGCGGGCGTTGATCCGGTGGTGAACGTGAGCGATGCGGTGTACCGGCCAATGGGTATCGCGATGGGTCCCGATGGCTCGCTGTACCTGGCCGAAACCGAAAAAGGGAAAATCTGGAAAGTGACTTACAAAGGCGACAAGAAGAAGTTTGGCCCGGCGCAACTGGCGCAGATGGAAAAACGAAAAACCCTGTCGCACATCCGGACGCCCGACGAGGTAAAGGACAATCTCGATAAAGACAAACCCGTATTGGGCAGTAAAATCTACGGAATTTATTGCCGGGCCTGCCACCAGCGGAACGGTCTGGGGGATTCGCAGCGATTCCCGCCCCTCTCGGAGTCGGAGTGGGTGGTGGGCGACAAAAAGCGCCTGATCGAAGTCCTGCTGAAAGGGCTGGAAGGTCCGATTGAAGTAAAAGGCCAATCGTACAACAACGTGATGCCGCAGCACGATTTTCTGAAGGATGCGGAAATTGCTGAGGTGCTGACGTTTATCCGGCAAAATTTCGCCAATTCGGCCAGCGCCATCACCACTGAGGAGGTCAGCGCCGTTCGGAAAGAGATCAAAGACAAAAAGTAA
- a CDS encoding c-type cytochrome codes for MRSYNLLIAGFVALGCLGVMGFTANLRQDDPKQDRWKAPTWADTLKSHYPTEPLTLAQGEELFMEFCSSCHGETGLGDGAAGRSLGEKPANFHDPNVKGQTDGALFWKLSNGRGNMPPFKDVFSEEQRWQLVAYLRKLSAPKTDNK; via the coding sequence ATGCGTTCCTACAACTTACTGATTGCCGGTTTTGTCGCGTTGGGGTGTCTCGGTGTAATGGGGTTCACGGCTAATCTGCGGCAGGATGATCCGAAACAGGACCGTTGGAAAGCACCGACCTGGGCCGATACGTTGAAAAGTCATTACCCGACGGAGCCGTTGACGCTGGCACAGGGCGAGGAGCTTTTCATGGAATTCTGCTCGTCCTGCCACGGCGAAACCGGTCTGGGGGATGGGGCCGCGGGTCGGTCGCTGGGTGAAAAACCCGCCAATTTTCACGACCCAAACGTGAAGGGCCAAACCGACGGCGCGCTGTTCTGGAAACTATCCAACGGTCGGGGAAATATGCCGCCCTTCAAAGACGTTTTTTCGGAAGAGCAACGCTGGCAATTAGTGGCTTACCTTCGTAAGTTATCCGCTCCTAAGACCGACAATAAATGA
- a CDS encoding PQQ-dependent sugar dehydrogenase: protein MKTLTSLRKQFGLLATALCCPVLLYAQSQEAKTLIPPTALRPDIKVEHFLAVGPEAVRLIQHPVTGDLYYTTFTGDVFRVKINGQPPVAEKVFSAADHGITRLQGAAFLKNTLFLAGNISVNDNKGTKGRMVRYDLASGDKPAMTVVFNTVEYGTNKTTFDHGWNALEISPDGKYIYVNTGARTDHGEVQDNGGVYPNARDNALTAKIFRFPVGVKDLELPDDEAKLKADGYIYAVGIRNAYDMAFDGNGNLFAVSNSGDYDHAEDMFWVRQGHHYGFPWVMGGGIDNPQQDPNWQPDPEKDPFMSKFAHAWLMRYFRNDPDFPKRPTNIKFTGPVLNMGPDANEYRDRATGLVMDGDSTGVGVGTFNAHSSPLGLFFDTKKALADDFKGDGFVIRYSGPRRNSTIVNPLKKQGRDLLHLDMTYNKTTDNYTVKTTRIVDGFTEPTDALLVDNTVYIIEYGGKGGNIWKVTLPADSKMAKKSRRKEARK from the coding sequence ATGAAAACCCTGACCTCTTTACGGAAACAATTCGGCCTGCTGGCGACGGCTCTCTGCTGTCCGGTACTGCTTTACGCGCAGAGTCAAGAAGCCAAAACGCTGATTCCGCCCACGGCCCTGCGGCCCGACATTAAAGTGGAGCATTTCCTGGCGGTCGGTCCCGAAGCCGTGCGGCTAATTCAGCATCCGGTGACCGGCGATCTGTATTACACCACGTTCACGGGCGATGTGTTCCGGGTTAAAATAAACGGGCAGCCGCCGGTGGCCGAGAAAGTGTTTTCGGCGGCCGACCACGGTATTACGCGCTTGCAGGGAGCGGCTTTCCTGAAAAATACGCTGTTTCTGGCCGGTAACATCAGCGTCAACGACAACAAAGGCACAAAAGGCCGAATGGTGCGTTACGATCTGGCGTCGGGCGACAAACCGGCCATGACGGTGGTGTTCAATACCGTTGAATACGGAACCAACAAAACCACCTTCGATCACGGCTGGAACGCGCTGGAAATCAGCCCGGACGGAAAATACATTTACGTTAACACCGGCGCCCGCACCGACCACGGCGAGGTGCAGGACAACGGCGGGGTGTATCCAAACGCCCGCGACAACGCCCTGACGGCCAAAATCTTCCGGTTCCCGGTGGGCGTTAAAGATCTAGAACTGCCGGACGACGAAGCCAAATTGAAAGCCGACGGTTACATCTACGCCGTAGGCATCCGGAATGCCTACGACATGGCGTTTGACGGGAATGGCAACCTGTTTGCCGTTTCCAACTCCGGCGACTACGACCACGCCGAAGATATGTTCTGGGTGCGGCAGGGGCATCATTACGGGTTTCCGTGGGTGATGGGGGGCGGTATCGACAACCCGCAGCAGGATCCCAACTGGCAGCCCGATCCGGAGAAAGATCCGTTCATGAGCAAGTTTGCCCACGCGTGGCTGATGCGCTATTTCCGGAACGACCCGGATTTTCCGAAACGACCCACTAACATCAAGTTTACTGGTCCGGTGCTGAACATGGGCCCGGACGCCAACGAATACCGCGACCGCGCTACGGGGCTGGTGATGGACGGCGATTCAACGGGCGTGGGAGTCGGAACGTTTAACGCACACAGTTCTCCGCTGGGCTTGTTTTTCGATACCAAAAAAGCACTGGCCGACGATTTCAAAGGCGACGGTTTTGTGATCCGGTATTCGGGACCGCGCCGGAATTCGACCATCGTGAACCCACTGAAAAAACAGGGCCGCGACCTGCTGCACCTGGATATGACCTACAACAAAACCACGGATAATTATACGGTTAAAACCACCCGCATCGTCGACGGTTTTACGGAGCCGACCGACGCTCTGCTGGTGGATAATACCGTGTACATCATCGAATACGGCGGTAAAGGCGGTAACATCTGGAAGGTTACCCTGCCGGCGGATTCAAAAATGGCGAAGAAAAGCCGGCGAAAAGAAGCCAGGAAATAA
- a CDS encoding amidohydrolase/deacetylase family metallohydrolase, which produces MKKLFFFAFALCMAVSELALAQPYHIVIKNGHVIDPKNNVDAIMDVAIQDGKIAKVAKSIDATGARQVVNAKGLYVTPGLIDIHTHVFFGTNMDQTYSNGPNALPPDGFTFRNGVTTIVDAGCSGWRDFEAFKKQTIDASQTRVLALLNIVGSGMRGGNFEQNIEDMDPKATAEMAKKYPDQVVGVKLAHFNGYNWTPTDRAVEAGKLAGKPVMIDFGGSKPTLSIEELYLKHLRPGDIFTHCFGQLGTREPILDVATGKVKPFVWEAQKRGIIFDVGYGGISFAFSQAIPALKEGFFPNTISTDIHTGSMNNAMKDMLNVMSKFLAMGMDLKSVIKASTWAPAQAIKRPELGSLTEGSEADVAVLDLLDGKFAVRDVGHFGFFDYTGHKIEGKQKLACEMTIRKGRIVYDLNGIAEPVVVRQRPQ; this is translated from the coding sequence ATGAAGAAACTATTTTTCTTTGCGTTTGCGCTCTGCATGGCCGTCAGCGAACTGGCGCTGGCGCAGCCTTACCACATTGTCATTAAAAACGGGCACGTCATTGACCCGAAAAATAACGTAGACGCCATTATGGACGTGGCGATTCAGGACGGTAAGATTGCGAAAGTGGCCAAGTCCATCGACGCAACCGGTGCCCGGCAGGTGGTCAACGCCAAGGGCTTGTACGTGACGCCCGGTCTGATCGACATTCACACGCACGTCTTTTTCGGTACCAACATGGACCAGACGTACAGCAACGGTCCGAATGCTCTGCCGCCCGACGGGTTTACGTTCCGGAACGGGGTGACGACCATCGTTGACGCGGGCTGTTCGGGCTGGCGCGATTTTGAAGCGTTCAAGAAGCAAACCATCGATGCCTCGCAGACACGCGTGCTGGCGCTGCTGAACATTGTCGGCAGCGGGATGCGGGGCGGCAATTTCGAGCAGAACATCGAGGACATGGACCCGAAGGCGACGGCGGAAATGGCGAAGAAATACCCCGATCAGGTTGTGGGGGTTAAACTGGCGCACTTCAACGGGTACAACTGGACCCCGACCGACCGGGCCGTGGAGGCCGGAAAGCTGGCGGGCAAACCCGTCATGATTGACTTCGGGGGGAGCAAACCAACGCTTTCCATCGAAGAATTGTACCTGAAACACCTGCGTCCGGGCGACATTTTTACCCACTGCTTTGGTCAGTTGGGAACCCGGGAGCCCATTCTGGACGTGGCGACGGGCAAGGTGAAACCGTTTGTCTGGGAAGCACAGAAACGCGGAATAATCTTCGATGTGGGCTACGGCGGAATCAGCTTTGCGTTCTCGCAGGCCATTCCGGCCTTGAAGGAAGGCTTTTTTCCGAACACGATCAGCACGGATATTCACACCGGCAGCATGAACAACGCCATGAAAGACATGCTGAACGTGATGTCAAAATTCCTGGCGATGGGCATGGACCTGAAAAGTGTGATTAAAGCCAGCACCTGGGCACCGGCGCAGGCCATCAAACGGCCCGAACTGGGCAGCCTGACCGAAGGTTCCGAAGCCGATGTCGCCGTTCTGGACCTGCTGGACGGAAAATTTGCGGTGCGGGATGTGGGCCATTTCGGATTTTTCGATTACACCGGTCATAAAATTGAAGGCAAGCAAAAACTGGCCTGCGAGATGACCATCCGCAAAGGCCGGATTGTTTACGACCTCAACGGTATTGCCGAGCCGGTCGTCGTTCGCCAGCGGCCGCAGTAG
- a CDS encoding bile acid:sodium symporter family protein: MYKLILGLAGVCLLVALALMVSGNLPMAGPFLIAFFLSVAIGFRGYPNLKGFSYTVVIFAAVTTALYYPQYFVSAGDFKFSTLITPLIQLIMFGMGTSMSFDDFVGVIRMPKGVLIGVVSHFIIMPSIGYFLASISGLPPEIAAGIILIGCSPNGMASNVISYLAKANLALSITITAVSTMMAPFITPVLMKLLAGAFVEIDTVDMMIDIAKMVIIPIGAGLLFNKFLSGRAAWLDNLMPFVSMFGIAFIIVIITAAGRDSLLTIGPLLLGLVLIHNLSGYFLGYWSGRLFGMNERDCRTMAIEVGMQNGGLASGIAKEMGKMATVGLAPAIFGPLMNITGSILASWWHSRMPKEEREAVQEMEYRRH, from the coding sequence ATGTATAAACTTATTCTGGGACTGGCGGGGGTTTGTCTGCTGGTGGCATTGGCACTCATGGTCAGCGGTAATCTGCCGATGGCTGGTCCTTTTCTGATTGCCTTCTTTCTGTCCGTTGCGATTGGCTTCCGGGGATACCCAAACCTGAAAGGTTTTTCGTATACAGTCGTCATTTTTGCGGCTGTCACAACGGCGTTGTACTACCCGCAGTACTTCGTCTCCGCGGGCGATTTCAAGTTCAGCACGCTCATTACCCCCCTGATTCAGCTCATCATGTTCGGGATGGGAACGTCCATGAGTTTCGACGACTTTGTGGGCGTCATCCGGATGCCGAAAGGGGTTTTAATCGGGGTAGTTAGCCACTTTATCATTATGCCCAGCATCGGGTATTTTCTGGCCAGCATCAGCGGACTGCCGCCGGAAATTGCCGCCGGTATCATTCTGATCGGTTGCTCGCCCAACGGGATGGCTTCCAACGTCATTTCGTATCTGGCCAAAGCCAACCTGGCCCTGTCGATCACCATTACGGCCGTATCGACCATGATGGCGCCTTTCATTACGCCAGTCTTGATGAAACTGCTGGCCGGGGCCTTCGTTGAAATCGACACCGTGGATATGATGATTGACATCGCGAAGATGGTTATCATTCCGATTGGCGCGGGGCTGCTGTTTAACAAGTTCCTCAGTGGCCGGGCCGCCTGGCTGGATAATCTGATGCCGTTTGTGTCGATGTTCGGGATTGCCTTTATCATCGTCATCATCACCGCAGCCGGTCGGGATAGTTTGCTGACCATCGGACCGCTGCTGCTGGGTCTGGTGCTGATTCACAACCTGTCGGGATACTTCCTGGGCTACTGGTCCGGCCGGCTCTTTGGTATGAACGAGCGCGATTGCCGTACGATGGCGATTGAAGTCGGGATGCAGAACGGTGGTCTGGCTTCCGGCATTGCCAAGGAAATGGGTAAAATGGCCACGGTTGGCCTGGCTCCGGCCATTTTTGGACCGTTGATGAACATCACGGGTTCCATTCTGGCGTCCTGGTGGCACAGCCGTATGCCGAAAGAAGAGCGGGAAGCGGTCCAGGAAATGGAATACCGCCGTCATTGA
- a CDS encoding SMP-30/gluconolactonase/LRE family protein, which yields MNKVTLALATSLTGLVFMAANTAEDLFKSTVFTPANGFTSGVEGPAVDKSGTVYAVNFSKQGTIGQITPGGEASVFVELPEGSIGNGIRFNKKGDMFIADYPKHNILKVAAGTKTLSVFANEPRMNQPNDIAIDGKDRLYASDPSWKNNTGNIWRIDTDGQVTLLEDNMGTTNGIEVSPDDKQLYVNESNQRKVWVYDLSADGKVSNKRLLIEFPDFGMDGMRCDADGNLYIARFGKGTVAKVSPAGKVIQEVQLVGKRPTNICFGGKDGRTAYVTLQDQGNLESFRVDKPGREWAMRKK from the coding sequence ATGAATAAAGTTACGCTGGCTCTTGCCACCTCGTTAACCGGTCTGGTTTTTATGGCTGCCAATACCGCTGAAGACCTGTTTAAATCCACGGTTTTTACGCCCGCCAACGGGTTCACTTCCGGCGTCGAAGGCCCGGCGGTAGATAAATCCGGGACGGTTTACGCCGTTAATTTCTCCAAACAGGGCACCATCGGGCAGATTACGCCGGGCGGAGAAGCCAGCGTATTTGTCGAACTGCCCGAAGGCAGTATTGGCAACGGCATTCGCTTCAACAAAAAAGGGGATATGTTTATTGCCGATTATCCCAAACACAATATTCTGAAAGTGGCTGCGGGGACCAAAACCCTGAGCGTTTTTGCCAACGAACCACGCATGAACCAGCCCAACGACATTGCCATCGACGGCAAAGACCGGCTGTACGCGAGCGATCCGAGCTGGAAAAATAACACCGGCAACATCTGGCGCATCGACACGGACGGCCAGGTAACGCTGCTGGAAGATAACATGGGCACAACCAACGGCATTGAAGTAAGCCCCGACGACAAGCAGCTGTATGTCAATGAGTCCAACCAGCGGAAAGTGTGGGTCTACGATTTGTCGGCAGACGGAAAAGTAAGCAACAAGCGCCTGCTGATCGAATTCCCGGATTTCGGCATGGACGGGATGCGCTGCGACGCCGACGGCAATTTATACATCGCCCGGTTTGGCAAAGGAACGGTCGCGAAGGTATCGCCCGCAGGCAAGGTGATCCAGGAAGTTCAGTTGGTCGGCAAACGGCCCACAAACATCTGTTTTGGGGGTAAAGACGGCCGTACCGCCTACGTCACGCTCCAGGATCAGGGGAATCTGGAAAGCTTCCGGGTCGATAAGCCGGGCCGGGAGTGGGCCATGCGGAAGAAATAA
- a CDS encoding response regulator yields the protein MKTILLIEDNHDIRENTAEILELANYRVLTAENGKIGVEKALETKPDLVICDIMMPVLDGYGVLHIFNKNPDLASVPFIFLTAKTERADFRRGMEMGADDYLTKPFDEIELLNAVEGRLKRFNQMRPAYEPTRDGLGQFLDDAHTVTGVDSLLVERKGHLIKKKQFVYSEGDESTRLYFVQAGRVKTFKTNPDGKEFITGLYQSGDFFGYVSLLEQTDQTDSAVALEDTELVYIPKETFIDLISRDGEVARRFVQLLANRITDREDQLLAMAYNSLRRRVADTLLRLHNSLQSNEPQPVIHFSRDDLAAMVGTATESLIRTLSEFKSDGLIDISGTSIRVLQPEKLKRARW from the coding sequence ATGAAAACAATCCTGCTCATTGAAGATAACCACGACATTCGGGAAAATACCGCCGAAATTCTGGAACTCGCCAATTACCGTGTGCTGACGGCAGAAAACGGCAAAATTGGTGTGGAGAAAGCTCTGGAAACCAAACCAGATCTGGTGATTTGCGACATCATGATGCCCGTGCTGGACGGCTACGGGGTGCTCCATATTTTTAATAAAAACCCGGATTTGGCGAGCGTTCCGTTTATTTTCCTGACCGCCAAAACCGAGCGCGCCGACTTCCGCCGGGGAATGGAAATGGGGGCCGACGACTACCTGACCAAACCGTTCGACGAAATAGAACTGCTGAATGCCGTTGAAGGACGGCTCAAACGCTTCAACCAGATGCGACCGGCCTACGAGCCAACGAGAGACGGTTTGGGGCAATTTCTGGACGATGCGCACACCGTAACCGGCGTTGATTCGCTCCTGGTTGAACGCAAGGGGCATCTGATCAAGAAAAAGCAGTTCGTTTATTCGGAGGGTGACGAGTCCACGCGGCTGTATTTTGTGCAGGCCGGACGGGTGAAAACCTTCAAAACCAACCCCGACGGCAAGGAATTCATTACGGGCCTCTACCAGTCGGGCGATTTTTTTGGTTACGTAAGTCTGCTGGAGCAGACCGATCAGACGGATTCGGCCGTGGCGCTGGAAGATACCGAGCTGGTTTACATTCCGAAAGAAACCTTTATCGACCTGATTTCGCGCGATGGCGAGGTGGCCCGCCGGTTTGTTCAGCTGCTGGCCAACCGAATCACCGACCGCGAAGATCAACTCCTGGCGATGGCCTACAACTCGCTGCGTCGGCGGGTGGCCGATACGCTACTGCGGCTTCACAACAGCTTGCAAAGCAACGAACCTCAGCCCGTTATCCACTTCTCACGCGATGATCTGGCCGCGATGGTCGGCACGGCCACGGAATCCCTGATCCGGACACTCAGCGAGTTTAAAAGCGACGGATTAATTGACATCAGTGGCACCAGCATTCGGGTGCTTCAGCCCGAAAAATTGAAGCGGGCGCGCTGGTAA
- a CDS encoding PAS domain-containing sensor histidine kinase encodes MITNLFPAVFANATIGIILSDSHGRMISVSQFAQKLFGYAESEMVGQTIELLVPETLIDLHKKLRKSFNAHPEVRPMGHGRGDLYAKRKDGSLFPAEISLSYFHQDQELYIVAYIIDTTYKVEAQQALIEQKNRIEQLNAELEQKVADRTNALMVTLHQLEVSKDELSKALATERELGELKSRFVSMASHEFRTPLSAILTSADLLNKYTTTDQQEKRNRHIHRIKASVNHLNDILEEFLSVGKLEEGKIEASYSLFDLNELATSIAADVQGILKVGQTIQIEQDCPNKVWLDKSLIRKIIVNLLSNAIKYSDENKPIRIAIWCHDEAVRISIQDEGIGMSEDDQKHLFERFYRAKNATAIQGTGLGLHIVAQYLALLNGTIDFQSQLNQGTTVTISFRYENNPAH; translated from the coding sequence ATGATTACGAATCTATTTCCCGCCGTTTTTGCCAACGCGACCATCGGTATCATTCTCTCCGACAGTCATGGACGAATGATCTCAGTGAGTCAGTTTGCGCAGAAGCTGTTTGGGTATGCCGAATCCGAGATGGTCGGGCAAACCATCGAACTTCTGGTGCCCGAAACGCTCATTGACCTCCACAAAAAATTACGAAAGTCGTTTAATGCCCACCCGGAAGTTCGGCCGATGGGCCACGGTCGTGGTGATCTGTACGCCAAACGCAAAGACGGTTCGCTGTTCCCGGCGGAAATCAGCCTGAGCTATTTTCACCAGGACCAGGAACTTTACATCGTGGCTTACATCATCGACACGACGTACAAGGTGGAAGCTCAGCAGGCGCTCATCGAGCAGAAAAACCGCATCGAACAACTGAATGCGGAACTGGAGCAGAAAGTGGCCGACCGCACCAACGCCCTCATGGTGACGCTGCATCAACTGGAGGTGTCGAAGGATGAACTCTCCAAAGCCCTGGCTACCGAGCGTGAACTGGGCGAGCTGAAATCCCGGTTTGTGTCGATGGCATCGCACGAATTCCGGACGCCCCTGAGCGCCATCCTGACATCCGCCGATTTGCTGAACAAGTACACCACCACCGACCAACAGGAGAAGCGCAATCGCCACATCCACCGCATCAAGGCGTCGGTCAACCACCTCAACGACATTCTTGAAGAGTTTCTGTCGGTGGGCAAACTGGAAGAAGGTAAAATTGAAGCTTCTTACTCGCTATTCGATCTCAACGAGTTGGCTACCAGCATTGCCGCCGACGTTCAGGGAATTCTGAAGGTCGGACAAACCATTCAAATTGAACAGGATTGCCCCAATAAAGTCTGGCTGGACAAATCGCTGATTCGTAAAATCATTGTCAACCTGCTGTCGAACGCCATCAAGTATTCGGACGAAAACAAACCGATCCGGATCGCGATCTGGTGCCACGACGAGGCCGTACGTATCTCGATTCAGGATGAGGGAATTGGCATGTCCGAAGACGATCAGAAGCACTTATTCGAACGGTTTTACCGCGCCAAAAACGCAACGGCCATTCAGGGCACGGGGCTGGGGCTGCACATTGTTGCCCAATACCTTGCGCTGCTCAACGGCACCATCGATTTTCAAAGCCAGCTTAATCAGGGAACCACCGTAACCATCTCTTTCCGTTATGAAAACAATCCTGCTCATTGA
- a CDS encoding thioredoxin family protein has product METILFQPLIVPAKTAVLLVFVPDSLTQQIVVNRLLERVGAELGDVVRITRVDQVVHPEVVRSFGVQQLPSFILLRQGAEIWRHNGLPDLADLMRLLTERLQEATNW; this is encoded by the coding sequence ATGGAAACGATTCTTTTTCAGCCACTCATCGTCCCCGCTAAGACCGCCGTTCTGCTGGTATTCGTACCTGATTCGCTAACGCAGCAAATTGTGGTCAACCGCCTGTTGGAACGGGTCGGTGCTGAGCTGGGAGACGTTGTTCGGATCACCCGCGTGGACCAGGTTGTCCATCCCGAAGTGGTTCGAAGTTTCGGGGTGCAACAGCTTCCGTCGTTCATTCTGTTGCGACAGGGCGCTGAAATCTGGCGCCACAACGGCCTGCCGGATCTTGCGGACCTGATGCGGCTGCTAACGGAGCGTTTGCAGGAAGCTACCAACTGGTAA
- a CDS encoding cupin domain-containing protein, translated as MTTLQPTTGIQAGTVRNHHGHLMTFRVTTEQTNGTFSLIEVILRQGCEPPKHVHEREDELFFIQEGNLRFTIGDRIIDAKVGDTVFLPRTIPHAFEVLTPTARALLYLTPGYFEGFFHELSEEAAEGMLPAPPQGPPSAEAMQLIVDASARYGIQYA; from the coding sequence ATGACAACCTTACAACCAACCACCGGCATACAGGCCGGTACGGTTCGGAATCACCACGGCCACCTGATGACCTTCCGCGTCACTACCGAACAAACCAACGGAACCTTCTCCCTGATTGAGGTAATACTACGCCAGGGTTGCGAGCCTCCCAAACACGTGCACGAACGGGAGGACGAACTTTTCTTTATTCAGGAGGGGAACCTGCGTTTCACCATTGGCGACCGGATCATTGATGCCAAAGTGGGCGATACGGTTTTCCTGCCCCGGACGATCCCCCACGCCTTTGAGGTACTGACCCCAACCGCCCGGGCGCTTCTGTATCTGACGCCCGGCTATTTTGAAGGTTTTTTTCATGAATTAAGCGAAGAAGCAGCCGAAGGTATGTTGCCCGCTCCTCCGCAGGGCCCGCCCTCGGCCGAAGCCATGCAACTCATCGTGGATGCCTCAGCCCGTTACGGTATTCAATACGCCTAA